The DNA segment ACGTTGAACAGGTGCCGCATCGTCGTGCCAAGGCCCTTGAAGACCTGCGGCAGGTAGAACTGATCGCTGACCGTCATCTTCGGCTCAGTGATCGTGAAGTACGTCCCATCATCGTCGGCGGTCTTGCCGATGGGGCGCTTCATGATCTCGGGAGCCGTCTCGGTGACTGGGCCCTCCGAAAGGTTGGCACGGGGCTTGTCGGGCGTGACCATCTCGACCATGCGACACAGTAGAACCGGTTCCGTCGGGAGGCGGAGCAGGACGGATGAAATCGACCGAGCGGACACCTACCTCATCAGCGTGGTCCGAGGCTTCTGATCCATGAGCATCCAGCGGATCGTCTGCGCCAGCTGGGCGTAGCCGTCGTCGTTGTACTGCCACTTGCTGCCCGAGTACTCGGTCGTCCGGGTGTAGATCGTGGCGAACTTGTGGTCCAACACCCGCCCTGACTCGACCTCTGTTCCGGCCTCAAGCCAGAAACAGGTCACGTAGTCCGGGTACCCAGGCAGAGTCGAGACCACTGTCGCGTCGTCGAGATACTTGCGATGGGTCCAGCCGTAGTAGGCCTTCGCGTTTGACGTCGTGAAGTTCTTGACCTCGCCGTTCTCGTCGACTTGGTTGTCACCGTCGTCATCGACGTTGTTCTTGAACAGGCCATAGCCCCGGCCAACGGCGTCGACGCCCTCATCATCCCACCAGTCGATCCAATTCGTCTTCCAATCGTCTTCGTTGTCGATGTCGTAGAGGTTGACCTCGACATCCAGATCGTTGGCGTAGACGGTCCCATGGGTCTCCCATGACTGAATGTCAGCTGGGGAGTTGCGATAGGCGTCGCCGGGAGTCTTGGGAACGATCCCGAACAGATCGACAAGGTTTGTCTCGCCCAACACGATCGGCCCATTGGCGTCGACCGTGGACGCGGCGACCGCCCCAGAGCTGACGCTGCTGCTGAGGAACAGAATCTCACCGCTCTGCAAGACACTCGCGTTGAGCTGACCTTGGCTGACAACACGGACCGGGACGCCGAACTGCGTGAGGAACTCCCGCATATAGACGTCGTTGACTCGGAACGTGTCCGCGTTCTTGACCGCGAGGACGATGCCGGGTTGCGTTGCGATCGCCTCGACCTGATGAGCCGTCGACTCAATCCCGAAGAAGCTTGCGACGGTCGTCTCGGCTTGGACTTCGGCGACGATCCGAACGGCGTTCGCGGGCTGAGTCAGCTCTTCGCCCGTCTGCACCAACTCAAAGTCGTTGGAATCGTGGTTCCAGCGGCCAAGCTCGACACTCAGCGAGTTGAGCACGTCGGACGTGACACCGTTGCTCGCGAGCACCTCGTCAATGATCGATTCAACCTTCGACTCGCTCAGAGAGATGTTCCGAGCAGCCGCTTTCACCGCCGCGTCGACTGCGGTTCGAGACTGGGACCTCTGGTAGCTCAGGTTCCCGAACTCAATCGCGATCGCCATCAGCAGCATGAAGGCGGGGAACAGCATGACCACCATCAGCAGAACCGATCCACGACGGCAAGGGCGCCCCGGGCGGGCGGACGTGTTCCAGCTGGCAGTCACACAGCAATTATCAGATTCGTCGCGGGCCGACTGAAGAAGCTGACGAGGCTGATGCTGCTTATCGGTCGCAAGGGCTCGCTCAGACCTTCGGCTCGTCGGGGCTGTAACTCACCAGCCCGCCGTGACCCGCGGCGAGGCCCGTGTTGCTGACCGTACCGACGCCAGACAAGCCGTTGCCGTCTTGCTCGTTCCGCATGGGGCGACGCGACACGCCCAGAGGCAACGGCGTCCGGCGGAATCGGCTGCCAGGGACGGCGACGCGGGCGTTCTGGTTCGCGCCAGCGGGAATGACAAAGCTGCCGATGACGATGATCGCCGTCACGACCACATTGAGCCCCAGGAACGCCACTGCATGCACACCGTCCAGCCCGTCGACGGTCGGCCGACCCGTGACGCCGAAGTAGTAGACCAGCAGCGTCGTCGAGACGATCAGCACCAACATGATCGGGATGAGGCCCTTCCACGCGATCTGCATCAGCTGGTCGAACCGGAAGCGCGGCAGGCTCCAGCGGACCCACATGAAGATGAACAGCACCAGGACGGCCTTACCGAAGATGACGCCGCTGCGGAAGATGCACTCGATCAGGCTCGTCGTCACACTCGCCGGCGCACCCTCAGGCCTCGTCTGGAAAATGCCCTGGATAACCCAGTCGAGGTAGGGCACATGCCATCCGCCCCAGAACAGCGCCGCGAGCACCAGGGCCGTAGTGACCATGCCCGCGTACTCGGCGAGGAAGAAGAGCGCGAATCGCATCGAGCTGTACTCGGTGTGGTAGCCACCCACCAGCTCCTGCTCCGCCTCGGCCATGTCGAACGGTGCCCGGTTCGCCTCGGCGTGGATGCAGACCAGGAACAGCAGGAACGCCAGCGGCTGG comes from the Planctomycetota bacterium genome and includes:
- a CDS encoding TadG family pilus assembly protein; protein product: MTASWNTSARPGRPCRRGSVLLMVVMLFPAFMLLMAIAIEFGNLSYQRSQSRTAVDAAVKAAARNISLSESKVESIIDEVLASNGVTSDVLNSLSVELGRWNHDSNDFELVQTGEELTQPANAVRIVAEVQAETTVASFFGIESTAHQVEAIATQPGIVLAVKNADTFRVNDVYMREFLTQFGVPVRVVSQGQLNASVLQSGEILFLSSSVSSGAVAASTVDANGPIVLGETNLVDLFGIVPKTPGDAYRNSPADIQSWETHGTVYANDLDVEVNLYDIDNEDDWKTNWIDWWDDEGVDAVGRGYGLFKNNVDDDGDNQVDENGEVKNFTTSNAKAYYGWTHRKYLDDATVVSTLPGYPDYVTCFWLEAGTEVESGRVLDHKFATIYTRTTEYSGSKWQYNDDGYAQLAQTIRWMLMDQKPRTTLMR